From Merismopedia glauca CCAP 1448/3:
AATTATTTCCTTATTATAGTAGTGGCTAAAATAGCAATCTTTCTTATGTCTTGATTTCGGAGAGTGACAGAAGAGGGATAGAGTTGAATCTGTACGCCATTGCGTCCGCCCACCCACAAATATGCTAGTCCCAGTAAGCGTTTAGTTAGTAAAAAAGCATCTTCAATCTGCCAACGACAGTGATACAATTGGCACACTTGTGGAGCCGAAAGCATTTGGGGGTCGAGGATATTGGTTAAGTAACGATGCCAAGTTTTACCCCACAACACCGATACTTGCCGCACTTGAGAGCGACACGGGTGAGTGTGATGCAGTCCCATTTGAATGATTTCATCGCGGTAGTACCTGCCACAGGAGAGGGTTTTAACCACCTTGTAGCCGACTTTTTGCTTCTGGCGAGTCAGAAAATACTTGCGTGCTGCACTCATGGCATCAAACCACTCAAAACCGAAAAAACCCAAATCGATAACCACTAGTCCCCCAGATGGTAGTAGTTCTAGTAGTTCTTGCCACCAGGTCATTTCCGACCTTTGGGCATTACAGTCATACCAAGCGGCGACTCGACGATGGCTGAAGACTTCTACCACCATCATCATTTTGCCTGCTAAGGGATTTTGCGGTTGACCTTGCAATTGTCCTAAGT
This genomic window contains:
- a CDS encoding IS4 family transposase, which produces MSKQALSQRLMSLPASLFLEMFEQLVNRLKEKPNPTLALQNWQQEIHQRWSAVWIADGSTLERLQRHLGQLQGQPQNPLAGKMMMVVEVFSHRRVAAWYDCNAQRSEMTWWQELLELLPSGGLVVIDLGFFGFEWFDAMSAARKYFLTRQKQKVGYKVVKTLSCGRYYRDEIIQMGLHHTHPCRSQVRQVSVLWGKTWHRYLTNILDPQMLSAPQVCQLYHCRWQIEDAFLLTKRLLGLAYLWVGGRNGVQIQLYPSSVTLRNQDIRKIAILATTIIRK